The window CGGGACAGCAGCAACAGGAAGAGGACAGCAGCAACCGGGTGTGACAtcagctgtgacagcagcaaCTGTGTATGACAGCAGCAACTGTGTGTGACAGCCGCTGTGACCAGGAGTGACAtcagcagtgcctcagccaacctggtgTGACACCATCAGTGACCCAACTGAGCAGGTGTGACATCACTGATCACCCCACCAACCAGGTATGACATCATCAGTGACCCCAACTAACTGGTTGTGACATTGCCAGTGCCCTCCCCGACAGTTGGTGACCACACCAACTGGGTGTGACATCACTGGGGATCCCCAACCACATGTGACATCACCAGTGCCCTTGGCATCCGAGCGTGACATCACTGGTGACCCGACCAAGCAGGTATGATGCCATCAGTGACCCTAACCAGCTAGGTGTGACATCAGTGGTGACCCAAACCAACTGGTGTGACATCAGTGGTGACACCAGCAAACAGTTGTGCCATTAGCAGTGGCCCCACCAACCAGGTGTGACATCACTGGTGACCCCAGTGGCTCTGAGCACACTGGTGACTCTCAACCAGACGTGACATCAATGGTGACCCCCTCCGTCAGGTATGACATCGTCAGTGACCCCAGCTAACTGGTTGTGACATCACTGGCGACACCAGCAGCCACCTGTGCCATCACCAGTGGTCCCACTGACCACGTGACGTCATTGATGACGCCAGCCATTTGGGAGTGACATCGTTGTGACCCAGCCAGCTGCGCCATCACCACCAGCCATGTGGCGCCTCAGCGGCGTGGCAGTGCCGCgggctctggctgctgtgggctggcCCTGTGTCCCCTGCCGCCCCTGCTCGAGGCCACCACCAGAGCCACCGCAGGACCTGGCGGTGCCCAACTGTAGCTGGAGTGAGCCCATGCGGCGCCACTACCAGCGCCTGCTCGCCATGGCCGCCGACGGCTCCTGGCTGCGGCTGCCCTCCTACCGCCGTGCCATCCACCACCTGCCCAAGGCTGTCCCCGAGGCCACCCAAGGCCAGCCACCGGCTGTCGCCACGGGGGACACGCGGCTCTTCCTGCGTGCCATCGAGGGTGCGGGCACTGGCTTCGAGTTTGCCATGTTCCTCAATGCCACCGAGCGccgcctgctctgcctcctccagccgGGACCCTACCTGGAGGGGCACCCCGGGTGAGTGCCACCCTCGCTGCCACCATCCCTCTGTGTGTCGTTTCCTCCACGCCCCGCGCTGGCGCTGACAGCCTTTGCTCCCTCTCCCACCCCGCAGCCTGACCCACGGCGGTGCCATCGCCACCATCATCGATGCCACGCTGGGCATCTGCGCCCTGGCGGTGGCCGGCAAGGTGATGACAGCCAACCTCAGCATTGACTATCTGGCGTGAGTGTCACCTGGGGGGGACGGCGACGACGACACGGGGCGGGAACACCCCCTGTGGGGTGACAGCAGTGGTCTGAGGCgtgctgtgtgtgccccccACAGTCCCGTCCCGCTGGGCACCGTGCTGCTGGTGGAGGGCTGCACCGAGAGGACCGAGGGACGGAagctcttccttggtggccacGTCCGCAGCGCTGATGGGGACACGCTGCACGCCAGGGCCACCGGTGAGAATGGGGACCTCCCCCGGGGACACTTGGGAGGGGGCCACACCCGGCCTGACGCCCCTCACCCCTCTCCTCCAGGTCTCTTCATCCGGCCGGAGCCCACCACGGAGCAGGTGCCGCAGGAGTACAGCAGCCGGTAGCCGCCGCTGGCCCCATCTGCGTCTCCTCTGTCTCCTCGGGCACCTCCGTGTCCTTATCTGTCCTTTCCGGTGACCCTCGAGGTCCCCCCAAGTCACCCTGtaccccccccgcccctcttCCTAAATGTCCCCAAGGTGGCGTCctccacccatccaagccacTGGAGGCCACTCCTCGTGTCCCGCGTGTTTCTGGGGCGTTGGGGGTCACGGGTGGGATCCCACGGCCCAGAGGGGACCCcaggggcaggggggttgggacccTTTCGGGGCCATCCCCTCCGCGGCCCCCACGCACAGGGCTCACTGCGCTGCGCTGCCCGGGGgcggagccctggggctgggagggctgggaTTGGTGGATGGAGCCCAGTAGGAGGGGCCACAGAGTAGGCGGACTGTGATTGGCGGCTGGAGGCGAGCGGGAGGTGCGACAGGAGTGGTCGGGATGCGATTGGTGGGCGGAGGGCGGTGGGCGGGGCCTGAGGAGTGGGTGGGGCGCGAGGGAGCTCCGCTGCCGCTCCGCACCGGTGGCCGCGGAGGGGGTCCCAGGGCTGCACCCCGAAGCTGAGTGCGTCAGGGCGGTGTGAGGGTCTCAAAGCCGAGCatgttggggtgctggggggggtgccGGAGCTGCACCCCGAAGCTGGGACACCGGAATGCTGCGCGGCCCCATCTCTGCATCCCAAAGCTGGGATATCGAGGTGCTATGGAGTGCCAGAGACGGGGGCATTGGGGTGCCCTGGGGTCCCATCACTTCACCCCAAAGCCAGGTGTATTGGGGTGCTGAGGGGCGCCAGAGCCGCGACATTGGGATGTCGCTGggtcccagccctgcactcGAAATCTGGGTGTGTGAGGGTGATGTGGAGGCTCCAAACCGGTGCTGGAGGGGTGGCGTATCCAGAGCTGCACCCCAAAACTGGGACATCGGAGTGGCATGGGCTGCCAGAGCCGGGGACATTAGGGTGCCCTGGAGTCCCATCACTGCGCCCCAAGACCAGATATATAGGAGTGCTGAGGGGTGCCAGAGCCGCACCCCAAGAGGTTCATCAGGGTGATGCCAGGTCCCACCCCTGCACCCCAGCTGTGGCTACGTTAGAGCGTGATCAGGTCCCAGACCTGAGTAtattggggtgctgggggggtgggTCGCAGAGCTGCACCCCaaaccagagcacactgagctgctgtgtGGTCCTGTCTCTGCACCCCAAATCTGGGTGCATCGGGGATGCTGGGAGGGTGCCAGAGCTACGCCCCAAAGGCGAATACATCGGGGTGCTGCGGTGTGCCAAGGGGTGCTGCGGTGTGCCAAGGGGAGCCATGGGCTATTGTGGGGTGCCAAGGGGTGCCATGGGGTATTGTGGGGTGCTGCAGGTGTGCCAAGAGGTGCCAAGGGGTGTCACGGGGTATTGTGGGCTTGCCATGGGGTTCGTGGGATGCTGCAGGATACCATGGGGTGCCATGGGGTATAGTGAGGTGCCTTGGGGTTGCGTGGGGTGCCGTGGGGTGCCGTAGTGCCTGGGACTGTCACAGTCCCCTTCCAGGGACTGAGGTCGGGCGGATGGTGCCCACTGGACACCTGGGTCCCCACTGCTCCTACCCTGGGGTCACTGGGGTCACCCCCTCACCCCCagtctctttcccctccccccctcccctcttcccgtGCTCAGTTTCCCCCCAGCCGCGCCGTGGAAAGTTGGAAATTTCCAGTGCGTGGGGCCGGGGGGGGCAGGATgcttggggggggagggtgggggcagGATgcttggggtggggtggggggggttggcCCGAGCCCTTATAACCCTGCTGTCACTGTCACCCGCCTGTCACCATCACCGCCAGCATGCGAGGTAGGGCCTGGCACGGGCACACGGGCAGGCACACGCGTGTGTGGGCGTGGGGCTGGGTGCGAGGCTGGGGGTGCCAGAGGGCAAAGAGAGGTGCAAAGAGGtgagggagggagtgggagtgggAGCGTGGTGCGGGGGGCACGAGTGtgtgcagggagagaggagcctGTGCACACTCGTGTGTGAGGACCTGCGGGCACCTGGCGGAGGGCATGGGGGGGGCTGTGAGAGCATGCGGGGGTGCACACGCGTGTGCAAGGGTGTAGGAGCATGCAGGGGGTTCACACATGTGTGCAAGGGTGTAGGAGCACTCGAGGGGTGCACACGTGTGTGCAAGGACATGGGAGCATGCAGGGGTGCACATGCGTGTGTGCAAGGGTGTAGGAGCATGCAgggtgcacatgtgtgtgtgcaagggTGTAGGAGCATGCAgggtgcacatgtgtgtgtgcaagggTGTAGGAGCATGCAGgggtgcacatgtgtgtgtgcaagggTGTAGGAGCATGCAgggtgcacatgtgtgtgtgcaagggTGTAGGAGCATGCAgggtgcacatgtgtgtgtgcaagggTGTAGGAGCATGCAGgggtgcacatgtgtgtgtgcaagggTGTAGGAGCATGCAgggtgcacatgtgtgtgtgcaagggTGTAGGAGCATGCAGgggtgcacatgtgtgtgtgcaagggTGTAGGAGCATGCAgggtgcacatgtgtgtgtgcaagggTGTAGGAGCATGCAGgggtgcacatgtgtgtgtgcaagggTGTAGGAGCACTCAAGgggtgcacatgtgtgtgtgcaagggTGTAGGAGCACTCAAGGGGTGCACATGCCTGTGTGCAAGGGTGTAGGAGCACTCAAGGGGTGCACATGCCTGTGTGCAAGGACATGGGAGCATGCAGGGGGTGCACATGCGTGTATGCAAGGGTGTAGGAGCATGCAgggtgcacatgtgtgtgtgcaagggTGTAGGAGCATGCAgggtgcacatgtgtgtgtgcaagggTGTAGGAGCATGCAGgggtgcacatgtgtgtgtgcaagggTGTAGGAGCATGCAgggtgcacatgtgtgtgtgcaagggTGTAGGAGCACTCAAGgggtgcacatgtgtgtgtgcaagggCGTAGGAGCACTCAAGGGGTGCACATGCCTGTGTGCAAGGGTGTAGGAGCATGCAGgggtgcacatgtgtgtgtgcaagggTGTAGGAGCACTCGAGGGGTGCACACGTGTGTGCAAGGGCGTAGGAGCACTCAAGGGGTGCACATGCCTGTGTGCAAGGGTGTGGGAGCATGCAGGGGGTGCACACGCGTGTGCAAGGGTGTAGGAGCATGCAgggtgcacatgtgtgtgtgcaagggTGTAGGAGCATGCAgggtgcacatgtgtgtgtgcaagggTGTAGGAGCACGCAGGGGGTGCACATGCATGTGCAAGGACATGGGAGCATACAGGGTGCACATGTGTGTGCAAGGGTGTAGGAGCACTCGAGgggtgcacatgtgtgtgtgcaagggTGTAGGAGCATGCAGGGGGTGCACACGTGTGTGTGCAAGGGTGTAGGAGCATGCAGGGGGTGCACACGTGTGTGCAAGGGTGTAGGAGCATGCAGGGGGTACACACGTGTGTGCAGGGGTGTAGGAGCATGCAGGGGATGCACACGTGTGTGCAGGGGTGTAGGAGCATGCAGGTGATGCACACGCGTGTGCAGGGGTGTAGGAGCATGCAGGGGGTGCACACGTGTGTGCAAGGGTGTAGGAGTATGCAGGGGGTGCACACGCGTGTGCAAGGAcatgggggcaggcaggggggtgCACGTGTTGTGGTCTGCACACGTCATGGGGTGTGCACGTCTGTGTCCCATCCCTATTCCTGCCCtgtcctcctctgccttccatCTGTCTGCCTTGTCGCCTCCCTTGTCCCCTCTGTCCCACTCCTTGCCTTCCTTCCGTCCCACTCACCCTCCTCCTGCCGCACTCCTTGTCCCCCTCTTGTCCCTCCTGTCACCACCTTGTCACCCCCTGTCACCTGTCCTATTCCCATCCCTGACTtgtccttctctctcct is drawn from Pogoniulus pusillus isolate bPogPus1 chromosome 43, bPogPus1.pri, whole genome shotgun sequence and contains these coding sequences:
- the LOC135192702 gene encoding acyl-coenzyme A thioesterase THEM4-like; its protein translation is MWRLSGVAVPRALAAVGWPCVPCRPCSRPPPEPPQDLAVPNCSWSEPMRRHYQRLLAMAADGSWLRLPSYRRAIHHLPKAVPEATQGQPPAVATGDTRLFLRAIEGAGTGFEFAMFLNATERRLLCLLQPGPYLEGHPGLTHGGAIATIIDATLGICALAVAGKVMTANLSIDYLAPVPLGTVLLVEGCTERTEGRKLFLGGHVRSADGDTLHARATGLFIRPEPTTEQVPQEYSSR